A genomic region of Raphanus sativus cultivar WK10039 chromosome 6, ASM80110v3, whole genome shotgun sequence contains the following coding sequences:
- the LOC108810966 gene encoding AUGMIN subunit 3-like: MSRARRASLVAYLGFEGTGKLNPHSFEWPFQYDEARPILDWICSSLRPSKVLSLYEQFHREGKLLEGDDLDRAYDSISAFSSRRNNQEAVFGEEESIKGNLYHTCDSVFSVSCMKGNFVLS; encoded by the exons ATGAGTCGTGCGAGACGTGCTTCTCTAGTGGCGTATCTAGGTTTCGAAGGCACCGGAAAGTTGAACCCGCACAGCTTCGAATGGCCGTTCCAGTACGACGAGGCCCGCCCTATCCTCGACTGGATCTGCTCCTCTCTTCGCCCGTCCAAAGTCCTCTCCCT ATATGAGCAATTTCATAGAGAAGGGAAGCTCTTAGAG GGTGATGATCTAGACCGGGCTTATGATAGCATATCAGCATTTTCTTCAAGGAGAAATAACCAGGAGGCTGtttttggagaagaagaaagcataAAGGGAAATTTATATCACACATGCGATTCTGTATTTTCTGTTTCATGCATGAAGGGAAATTTTGTACTGTCATAA
- the LOC108811996 gene encoding LOW QUALITY PROTEIN: protein SUPPRESSOR OF npr1-1, CONSTITUTIVE 1 (The sequence of the model RefSeq protein was modified relative to this genomic sequence to represent the inferred CDS: inserted 1 base in 1 codon), protein MASSSTTTTSHNWRYNVFPSFRGEDVRDTFLSHLLMELERNLITTFNDNGIDRSRPIGPELLSAIKDSRIAIVIFSKNYASSTWFLNELVEIHNCIKDLDQMVIXIFYHVDPSEVRKQTGEFGGRFTETCKEKTEGEIERWMRALTDVANLAGEDFKNWTGKGEAKMIEHIAKDVFSKLMMPSNDFSDIVGIEGHIERLNSLLCLESDDVRKLGIWGPSGVGKSTIGRALCSKLSSRFHKHAFFVSYKSKKKWDDNKLKLCLDERLLSEISCQKDVKIRHAGEAKQRLMHKKILIIVDDVDDREVLNTLMDQTSLVGSGSRIVVITQDRKLLKSQEIELIYEVELPSHDLAMQMFCRSAFGNNSPPYGFEELATKVTLHSSNLPLGLSVLGSSLKGMNKDEWVEILPRLLNSLDRKIKNTLKVCYDRLDVQEQELFLWIACLPDGRKVKFLKDLLGEGAEIGLKILNDKSLIRRESTGIVRMHNLLQKLGKEIDRAETTNNCRFLTEADDICDVLTDKTGTENNLALDLNMSEINKTLVINKKSFKGMRNLKLLNFYKSWWPWETGKDRLYLPDQGLDPFPRKLRLLLWDEYPSKSMPFNFRAECLVELKMKNSKLEKLWEGIQPLGNLKEMDMSYSTDLKEIPDLSKATKVERLKFCGCKSLVALPSSIGNLHGLYILDLTECSSLVTLPSSIGNLKKLFQLILARCKSLVTLPSSIGNLRGLYKLDLTKCSSLVTLPSSIGTLSKLSELKISKCSNLKFLPDDVDFESLKVLHLEVDLPYLDKCSQLRMFPRISRNITSLQLAKTALEGEEDSSWIRERYWDDVPLSCMPPNFNPQDMEPLEMSTGRLKKLWRGVKSPENLVEIPVLSKAIYLDYLELNKSFVMLSSSIRNLDQLRSLDMEGCTMLEVLPVDIDFHLTELDLSGCSELRNFPRISTRIRLLYLDDTAIEEIPSWIKNMSSLAKLTMRRCKNLKSISAEIFKMICLEADFSDCGGITRICDHLPGPHNNFFDISSYPFGFPPTPPFKFYNCFSLDRDAHEIIIQSYPIMAVIPGGEVPTYFTHRACGSSLSILLSESSLSQRYTIVKACIVVGLSSHYPAGYFTVRQSFRGQQEETDCDFKADACTYEIDHMVFFNLHLPIKRVNNSPSELNNNVLLLEFYSNHYDIYYEGCSCGSPGRHNQNSTLEEIKGCGARVMDISETDYEESDEESDRSKEKMTVPTFQEHSNYLNIQPAVNPGLVAPNLDLYMGLAGASGGEESDEYYEGCSSGSSYGSHSQNSTPVEIKGCGPRVMNISKTNFRESDEESNRSKKKMRMTVPTFEDHSNSLYIQPAVNSEPTARNLELSLGSVGASGEVSSGSKVPSPSRNFCGDGASFLGGESLHFEPMIIEQQNTGNIQ, encoded by the exons ATGGCTTCTTCctctactactactacttctCACAACTGGAGATACAATGTTTTCCCAAGCTTTCGTGGAGAAGATGTCCGAGACACATTCCTCAGCCATCTTCTCATGGAGCTTGAACGCAACTTGATCACTACATTCAACGACAATGGCATCGACAGAAGCCGCCCTATCGGACCTGAGCTTTTATCGGCGATAAAAGACTCTAGGATCGCAATCGTCATCTTCTCTAAGAACTACGCTTCGTCAACATGGTTTTTAAACGAACTGGTGGAGATCCACAATTGCATTAAGGATCTGGATCAGATGGTGA CGATTTTTTACCATGTCGATCCTTCTGAGGTTAGAAAGCAGACTGGGGAATTCGGCGGGAGGTTTACAGAAACATGCAAGGAAAAAACAGAAGGTGAGATAGAAAGGTGGATGCGAGCACTAACGGATGTAGCAAATTTGGCTGGAGAGGATTTTAAGAATTG GACTGGTAAAGGCGAAGCAAAAATGATTGAACATATAGCAAAGGATGTGTTCAGTAAACTTATGATGCCATCAAATGATTTTAGTGACATTGTGGGGATTGAAGGTCATATTGAGAGGTTGAATTCGCTTTTGTGTTTGGAGTCTGATGATGTTAGAAAGTTAGGCATCTGGGGGCCTTCAGGGGTAGGTAAGAGTACCATAGGAAGAGCTCTTTGTAGTAAACTCTCTAGCCGATTCCACAAACACGCTTTCTTCGTCTCTTACAAGAGTAAAAAAAAGTGGGACGATAATAAATTGAAGTTGTGTTTGGATGAACGGCTTCTGTCGGAAATTTCGTGTCAAAAGGACGTAAAGATACGTCATGCAGGTGAGGCAAAACAAAGGCTAATGCATAAGAAAATTCTTATCATCGTTGATGATGTGGATGATCGTGAAGTGCTAAACACCTTGATGGATCAAACTAGTTTGGTTGGATCCGGGAGCAGAATCGTTGTGATAACTCAAGATAGGAAACTTTTAAAGTCTCAAGAGATTGAGCTTATTTATGAGGTGGAGCTCCCATCGCACGATCTGGCTATGCAGATGTTTTGTCGATCTGCGTTTGGGAATAACTCTCCGCCTTATGGTTTCGAAGAACTCGCTACTAAAGTTACGTTGCATTCCAGTAATCTTCCTTTAGGTTTAAGTGTCTTGGGTTCGTCGTTGAAAGGGATGAACAAGGACGAGTGGGTAGAGATACTGCCTAGGCTCCTGAATAGTTTGGATAGGAAAATCAAGAATACACTAAAAGTCTGCTATGATAGGTTAGATGTCCAAGAGCAAGAATTGTTCCTTTGGATTGCATGCTTACCCGATGGTCGTAAAGTCAAGTTCTTAAAAGATTTGCTCGGAGAAGGTGCTGAAATTGGGCTCAAAATACTGAATGACAAGTCCCTGATACGTAGGGAATCAACAGGAATTGTTCGAATGCACAATTTGTTACAGAAGTTGGGTAAAGAAATCGATCGTGCAGAGACCACCAACAATTGTAGGTTCTTGACGGAAGCTGATGATATATGTGATGTACTTACCGATAAAACT ggcACAGAGAATAATCTAGCCCTGGATTTGAACATGTCGGAAATCAACAAGACATtggttataaataaaaagtcatTTAAAGGAATGCGTAATCTGAAACTTCTAAACTTTTACAAATCCTGGTGGCCATGGGAGACTGGAAAAGACAGATTGTATTTACCTGATCAAGGCCTGGATCCTTTTCCACGCAAACTCAGATTGCTACTTTGGGATGAATATCCATCCAAATCTATGCCTTTTAACTTTAGAGCGGAATGTCTGGTTGAACTCAAAATGAAGAATAGTAAGCTTGAGAAGCTGTGGGAAGGAATTCAG CCTCTTGGAAATTTGAAGGAGATGGATATGAGTTATTCTACAGATTTGAAAGAGATTCCAGATCTTTCAAAAGCCACAAAAGTCGAAAGATTGAAGTTTTGTGGATGTAAATCTTTGGTGGCACTTCCTTCCTCAATTG GGAATCTTCATGGACTATATATATTGGATCTTACAGAATGTTCATCTTTGGTGACACTTCCTTCCTCGATTGGTAATCTCAAAAAACTGTTTCAATTGATTCTTGCGAGATGCAAATCTTTGGTGACACTTCCTTCTTCAATTGGAAATCTTCGTGGACTATATAAATTGGATCTTACTAAATGTTCATCTTTGGTGACACTTCCTTCCTCAATTGGGACTCTCAGTAAACTGTCTGAATTGAAGATATCGAAATGCTCAAACCTTAAGTTTCTGCCAGATGATGTTGACTTTGAATCTCTTAAAGTACTCCATCTTGAGGTAGACCTCCCCTATCTTGACAAATGTTCACAGTTGAGAATGTTTCCTCGTATATCAAGGAACATTACATCGCTTCAACTAGCAAAAACTGCAttagaaggagaagaagatagtTCTTGGATTAGAGAACGCTATTGGGATGATGTACCATTGAGTTGTATGCCACCTAATTTCAACCCACAAGATATGGAGCCCCTTGAAATGAGTACTGGCAGGCTTAAGAAGTTATGGAGAGGGGTCAAG TCGCCGGAAAACCTCGTCGAAATTCCAGTTCTGTCAAAGGCCATCTACCTTGACTATTTGGAACTCAATAAAAGCTTTGTGATGCTTTCTTCTTCAATTAGGAATCTCGACCAACTCAGGAGCTTGGACATGGAAGGGTGCACAATGCTCGAGGTTCTACCAGTCGACATAGACTTTCATCTTACAGAACTCGATCTCAGTGGATGCTCAGAATTGAGAAATTTTCCTCGGATTTCAACCCGCATTAGACTTCTCTATCTAGATGACACTGCAATTGAAGAAATTCCTTCCTGGATTAAGAATATGTCTAGTCTCGCTAAATTAACGATGCGTCGGTGCAAGAATTTAAAGAGCATCTCCGCagagatttttaaaatgatatgtCTTGAGGCAGACTTTTCAGACTGTGGAGGAATCACAAGAATCTGTGATCACTTACCAGGGCCGCACAATAatttctttgatatttcttcATATCCTTTCGGATTTCCACCAACGCCTCCTTTCAAGTTCTATAATTGCTTCAGTTTGGATAGAGATGCACATGAAATCATTATACAGTCATACCCAATCATGGCCGTTATACCAGGTGGAGAAGTGCCTACGTATTTCACACATCGTGCTTGTGGAAGTTCTCTAAGTATCCTTTTGTCTGAGAGCTCTCTTTCTCAAAGATACACAATTGTTAAAGCTTGCATCGTGGTTGGACTTTCAAGTCACTACCCTGCCGGATACTTCACTGTTCGTCAGTCCTTTCGAGGCCAGCAAGAAGAGACTGATTGTGATTTTAAAGCGGACGCGTGCACGTACGAGATAGATCATATGGTTTTTTTCAACTTACATTTACCAATAAAACGAGTGAATAACTCGCCATCTGAACTGAACAACAACGTTCTACTACTTGAGTTTTATAGCAACcattatgatatatattatgaaggGTGTTCCTGCGGCAGCCCTGGCCGCCATAATCAAAATTCTACACTTGAAGAGATAAAAGGATGCGGTGCACGAGTCATGGATATCTCAGAAACAGACTACGAAGAAAGTGATGAAGAGAGCGACAGAAGCAAGGAGAAG ATGACAGTTCCAACATTTCAAGAACATTCCAACTATCTGAACATCCAACCTGCAGTGAATCCCGGACTGGTGGCTCCGAATTTGGACCTTTACATGGGGCTGGCTGGAGCATCTGGTGGTGAAGAAAGTGATGAATATTATGAAGGGTGTTCCTCCGGAAGCAGCTATGGCAGCCACAGCCAAAATTCTACCCCTGTAGAGATAAAAGGATGCGGTCCAAGAGTCATGAATATCTCAAAAACAAACTTTCGAGAAAGTGATGAAGAGAGCAACAGAAGCAAGAAAAAGATGCGG ATGACAGTTCCAACATTTGAAGATCATTCCAACTCTCTGTATATCCAACCTGCAGTGAATTCCGAACCAACGGCTCGGAATTTGGAGCTTTCCTTGGGGTCGGTTGGAGCATCTGGTGAGGTATCTTCCGGAAGCAAAGTGCCCTCACCTTCAAGGAACTTCTGTGGCGATGGAGCATCTTTTCTTGGCGGAGAATCTTTGCATTTCGAACCCATGATAATCGAGCAACAAAACACTGGGAACATCCAATGA
- the LOC108811997 gene encoding transcription factor bHLH78, with product MDKELFMNTELHPPPEIAMHFEQPSSSSPMLDWPLMDPNLAPHSPPQDCFSWEKSTEQQQQQKQSIFDSALSSLVSSPTPSNSNFSGGGGGEGFIIRELIGKLGNSSATPMSSPPPMINRTTPFTRVASTPALNGLVSPTVPAGEFSRKRKSVSKAKSKENPLPTASPSPSFSKTAEEKGGKRRREDEEDNTTKAPEPPKDYIHVRARRGQATDSHSLAERVRREKIGERMKLLEGLVPGCNKVTGKALMLDEIINYVQSLQRQVEFLSMKLSSVNDTRLEFNVDALVSKDVMIPSSSNRLHEAGLQAESLSHHSYNNNSQLHTNVSSSNMMLQSPVNSLETSTLASSFTHLPTLTQFTDSVSQYQMFSQEDLLSIVGMGVAHDPTMYLKT from the exons ATGGACAAGGAGCTGTTTATGAACACAGAGCTTCATCCACCGCCGGAGATAGCGATGCATTTCGAACAACCGTCCTCTTCATCCCCGATGCTTGACTGGCCGTTAATGGATCCAAATCTAGCTCCACATTCGCCGCCGCAAGATTGCTTCTCGTGGGAAAAGTCAACggaacaacagcaacaacaaaaaCAGAGCATCTTCGACTCTGCTCTGAGCTCTCTAGTCTCCTCTCCGACGCCGTCGAACTCAAACTTCTCcggcggaggaggaggtgaAGGCTTCATTATCAGAGAACTCATCGGAAAACTCGGAAACAGCTCCGCGACTCCGATGAGTTCTCCACCGCCGATGATCAACAGAACGACGCCGTTCACACGTGTCGCCAGCACACCAGCTCTTAACGGCCTTGTTTCTCCGACGGTTCCCGCCGGAGAGTTTTCTCGGAAGAGAAAATCTGTGTCGAAAGCTAAATCCAAGGAGAACCCACTTCCCACTGCTTCTCCATCACCAAGTTTCTCAAAG ACGGCGGAAGAAAAAGGAGGgaaaaggagaagagaagacgaagaagataaCACAACAAAAGCACCTGAGCCTCCTAAAGACTACATCCATGTTCGTGCTCGACGAGGCCAAGCCACTGACAGTCACAGTCTCGCTGAAAGa GTTCGGAGGGAGAAGATTGGTGAAAGGATGAAGCTGCTTGAAGGCCTTGTCCCTGGCTGCAATAAG GTTACTGGAAAGGCATTGATGCTGGATGAAATTATAAACTATGTACAATCATTGCAAAGACAAGTTgag TTCTTGTCAATGAAGTTATCATCAGTGAACGACACCAGGCTGGAGTTTAACGTGGATGCTCTTGTGTCAAAGGATGTT aTGATTCCATCAAGCAGCAACCGGTTGCATGAAGCAGGACTCCAAGCAGAGTCTTTAAGTCATCATAGTTACAATAATAATTCACAATTGCACACTAATGTTTCTTCCAGTAACATGATGCTTCAATCTCCTGTGAACTCACTGGAAACCTCTACCTTAGCCAGTAGCTTCACCCACTTACCAACACTTACCCAATTTACTGACTCAGTATCTCAG tATCAAATGTTTAGCCAAGAAGATTTACTGAGCATTGTAGGGATGGGAGTGGCACATGATCCAACCATGTATCTCAAAACATGA